Below is a genomic region from Granulicella sp. L56.
TGGCCTCCGTATCGTTAGGAGTGAGCTTGATTGCTACGCTGTATCCGAGCAGGTCGGCGGCGCGGGTGCTGCCTGCGGAGGCTTTGCGTTATGAGTGAACCACGGTTGAAGTATGCGCAGCTAGTGCCTGATGGCATGGCGAAGATGCACGAACTAGAACATTATCTGAATACCGGATCGGAGCTGGAGGCATCGCTGCTTGGGCTGGTAAGACTGCGCTCCTCGCTCATGAATGGCTGCGAGTATTGCGTCCACGTCCATACTGCTGAACTTCGGAAGTTGAATGAGACGGTGGAGCGGATTGCTACGATTGCGGAGTGGAGAGGTTCAGCAATTTATACGCAGCGGGAACGGTCTGCGCTGACGTGGACCGAGGCGGTGACGAATATTCAGGCGGGCCATGCTCCCGATGCGGTGTACGACGAGGTTCGCGCGCACTTCAGCGATGTGGAGACGGTGAATCTTACGCTGACCATTACAACGATCAACGCGTGGAACCGGCTGGCAATTTCGCTGGGAGCGTATCCCGGCCATGCGGGTACAGAGAAGATGGAGAAATAATGGCGGAATGGGCTGGCGAAATACACGGATCTCTCCACCCCGGCGGCAAAAGCGCCGCTTCCGGTCGAGATGACGTTTTGGGGGGAGAGTCGGAGATCACGCTGGTGCCGTTGCCAGGTGCGACTGAGGCGACAGTGGTCTTGCGGGCCGAGGGGCTGACAAAGAGCTACGCCGCCGTTCCCGGAGCGGCTGGGCGTGGGGAGCTGGAGCTTTTTCGCGGGCTGGATCTGGTGGTTCATGCCGGAGAGATGGTCGCCATCGTTGGGGAGAGTGGCGCAGGCAAGAGTTCCCTGCTGCATTTGCTGGCTGCGCTGGACAGGCCGACGGCTGGAGAAGTCTGGTGCGGGGAGAGTCGCTTGAGTACCTTTTCCGCGGCCCAGGCGGCGGACTTTAGGAATCGGGACGTGGGGTACGTCTGGCAGTTCCACTACCTGCTGCCGGAGTTTACGGCGCTCGAAAATGTAGCTATGCCATTGCTGGCGCGGGGGATGGGGCGTCTTTCCGCTTTGAAGCGGGCGCGGGTCTGGCTGAGCGAGGTCGGACTGGCAGAACGCGTCGAGCATCGCAGCGGCGAGTTGAGCGGGGGGGAGCAGCAGAGAGTGTCGCTGGCGCGGGCGCTGGTGACGGAACCGAAGATTCTTCTGGCCGACGAGCCTACTGGAGACCTCGATGGAAAGACGGCAGAGGCGGTATTTGGGCTGATTCAGGGGCTCCACACTGCCCATGGGCTGACCAGCGTGATTGTCACGCATAGTCTTGAATTTGCAGGTCGTTGCGGGAGAATGCTGAGGTTGCGGGAGGGGCGGCTGGTCGAGGTCAGCGACTGATGCACCAGGTTTGGTGCCTTTTTTACACAGCTTTCATCTAACGGGTAGTGGTTAGACAATGCTAAGTTATTGCATAACTTTTGAGGTATTTCCAGATGTGTTGCGCAGGCGACTACACTGATAGAAGTGGGATGGATGCTTCGCAGTCTGAAGTAGCCTGATTGTCTTTGCGGGCGGTCGCCGCAGAGATGGGTACGGTACCAACGGCGCTATGCGGCCTTCGGGCTCGGTGGTGGCCGGCGTTGAAGGGGAGAACATGTTCGAACGCTATACGGAGAAGGCGCGGAGGGTGATCTTCTTTGCTCGGTACGAGGCCAGCCAGTTCGGGTCGCCTTACATCGAGACAGAGCACCTGTTGCTGGGGTTGCTGCGGGAGGACAAGGCGTTGACGAACCGCTTTTTGCGGTCGCACGCATCGGTTGAATCCATACGCAAGCAGATTGAAGGACATACGACGATTCGAGAGAAGGTTTCGACCTCTGTCGATCTGCCACTTTCAAATGAGTGCAAGCGGGTACTGGCCTACGCGGCGGAAGAGGCCGAGCGGCTGTCACACAAGCACATCGGCACCGAACATCTATTGCTGGGGCTGCTGCGCGAAGAAAAGTGCTTTGCCGCCGAGATTTTGACGGAACGGGGACTCCGGCTGCCAGCGATTCGCGAGGAACTACAGCGGACGACGCAGGAGAAGGTGCCTGCCGCACAAGGTGGCAGCAAGAGCCAGCGCGGCGAGCAGAGTATGTTGGCGGAGTTCTCACGCGACCTTACGCAGTCCGCCATGGACCAGCAACTTGATCCGTTGGTTGGGCGAGACGCCGAGGTCGATCGCGTCATCCAGATCCTATGCCGCCGGACGAAGAACAATCCTGTGTTGATCGGCGAGCCGGGTGTTGGTAAAACCGCCATCGTCGAAGGGCTGGCGCAGAAGATCGCCGATGGCGAAGTGCCCAGCTTCCTCGCAGACAAGCGGGTGCTGGCGCTTGATCTTTCGCTCATCGTGGCTGGAACCAAGTATCGCGGCCAGTTCGAAGAGCGCCTCAAGACCATCATGAAAGAGTTGATGGAGAACCAGAACTCCATCGTCTTCATCGACGAGTTGCACACGCTGGTCGGTGCGGGCTCGGCTGAGGGGTCCCTCGATGCGGCGAATATTTTGAAACCGGCGTTGAGCCGCGGCGAGATTCAGTGCATCGGTGCGACCACTCCTGCTGAGTATCGCAAGTCGATTGAGAAGGACCGCTCGCTGGAGCGGCGTTTTCAAGCTGTGAAGGTGCCACCACCGAACGAAGAAGATGCGATCAAGATCATCATGGGCATCAAGGACAAGTATGAGAAGTTTCATGCTGTCAGCTACACCGATGATGCGATCACCTTCTCCGTCTCGCATTCGAGCCGCTACATTCCTGACCGCTTCCTTCCGGATAAGGCGATTGACCTGATCGACGAGGCCGGCGCGAGAGTAAAGCTGCGACAGACTTCCCTGCCCGAGGAGCTGACCGAGGTACAGAAGCGCATCAAGTTCATCGTGCACCGCATGGAGAACGCCATCGCGAACCACGAGTTCGAGAAGGCGCGTTTCTACTCGGACGAAGAACGTAAGGAGCGCGAGAACCTGCGCACGCTGCGCGACAAGTATCACCTCGACGATTCTTCCGCGGGCATCGTGACTCGCGAAGACATTGAAGATGTTGTTAGCCGATGGACCGGTGTTCCTATCACCTCGCTGAAAGAAGAAGAGACGCAACGGCTGCTGCGCGTCGAAGAAGAGCTGCACAAACGCGTCATATCGCAGGACAAGGCGATCTCGGCGCTGGCTCGAGCGATTCGGCGCTCGCGTGCCGGTCTCAAGAACCCGGCGCGTCCGATTGGCAGCTTTTTGTTCCTTGGGCCTACCGGTGTCGGCAAAACAGAGATGGCGCGTACTCTGGCTCAGTTCCTCTTTGGCTCGGAAAAGGCGTTGATCCGCTTCGATATGTCGGAGTTCATGGAGAAGCATTCCGTGAGCAAGCTGATCGGCTCGCCTCCGGGATATGTCGGCTACGAAGAAGGTGGCCAGCTTACCGAGCGGGTCAAGCGCAATCCGTACTGCGTGGTGTTGCTCGACGAGATCGAGAAGGCTCATCCGGATGTCTTCAACCTGCTGTTGCAGGTCTTTGAGGACGGGCAGTTGACGGACGGCCTTGGCAATACGGTTGACTACAAAAACTGCATCATCATCATGACCTCGAACATCGGCGCGAAGCATCTGCAGAAACGGCAGGGACTTGGCTTCCAGAGCGAGAAAGAAGACATGGTGCTCGACAAGATGGAAGAACTCGTACGGGGAGAGGTGAAGCGCACCTTCAATCCGGAGTTCCTGAACCGTCTCGACGAGATCATCATCTTCACCTCGCTGTCGGATGCTGACCTGATGCAGATTCTCGAACTGCTGGTGCAGCAGCTCAATGTGAACCTGGTGCATAAGGCGATCACGATCTCTGTGACCGATGAGGCCAAGAAGTGGATCATCGAGAAGACTGCATCTGACCGTACCTATGGCGCTCGTCCGCTGCGTCGTGCTCTGCAGAAGTACGTTGAGGATCCGCTGTCGGAGGCCTTAATCGGCGGCGGGATTGCGCAGCGACCTGCGTTCCTCGAGGTCTACATGGAAAACAACTTGCTGTTCTACCGGCCCATTGCGTCGGATGGTGAAGAGAAGATGGCTGGCCTTGCGCTGACCACTGTTTAGTTGGAGATGCAGATGCACGATACGCCCCGGCTTTTTGCCGGGGCGTATCGTTTAAGGTAGAGGAGTTTTGTTCTATGAGTTCGATGGATCGTCGTGAGTTTGCAACTTTGCTGCCAGCGTTGCTGGC
It encodes:
- a CDS encoding carboxymuconolactone decarboxylase family protein produces the protein MSEPRLKYAQLVPDGMAKMHELEHYLNTGSELEASLLGLVRLRSSLMNGCEYCVHVHTAELRKLNETVERIATIAEWRGSAIYTQRERSALTWTEAVTNIQAGHAPDAVYDEVRAHFSDVETVNLTLTITTINAWNRLAISLGAYPGHAGTEKMEK
- a CDS encoding ABC transporter ATP-binding protein, with the translated sequence MAEWAGEIHGSLHPGGKSAASGRDDVLGGESEITLVPLPGATEATVVLRAEGLTKSYAAVPGAAGRGELELFRGLDLVVHAGEMVAIVGESGAGKSSLLHLLAALDRPTAGEVWCGESRLSTFSAAQAADFRNRDVGYVWQFHYLLPEFTALENVAMPLLARGMGRLSALKRARVWLSEVGLAERVEHRSGELSGGEQQRVSLARALVTEPKILLADEPTGDLDGKTAEAVFGLIQGLHTAHGLTSVIVTHSLEFAGRCGRMLRLREGRLVEVSD
- a CDS encoding ATP-dependent Clp protease ATP-binding subunit, whose product is MFERYTEKARRVIFFARYEASQFGSPYIETEHLLLGLLREDKALTNRFLRSHASVESIRKQIEGHTTIREKVSTSVDLPLSNECKRVLAYAAEEAERLSHKHIGTEHLLLGLLREEKCFAAEILTERGLRLPAIREELQRTTQEKVPAAQGGSKSQRGEQSMLAEFSRDLTQSAMDQQLDPLVGRDAEVDRVIQILCRRTKNNPVLIGEPGVGKTAIVEGLAQKIADGEVPSFLADKRVLALDLSLIVAGTKYRGQFEERLKTIMKELMENQNSIVFIDELHTLVGAGSAEGSLDAANILKPALSRGEIQCIGATTPAEYRKSIEKDRSLERRFQAVKVPPPNEEDAIKIIMGIKDKYEKFHAVSYTDDAITFSVSHSSRYIPDRFLPDKAIDLIDEAGARVKLRQTSLPEELTEVQKRIKFIVHRMENAIANHEFEKARFYSDEERKERENLRTLRDKYHLDDSSAGIVTREDIEDVVSRWTGVPITSLKEEETQRLLRVEEELHKRVISQDKAISALARAIRRSRAGLKNPARPIGSFLFLGPTGVGKTEMARTLAQFLFGSEKALIRFDMSEFMEKHSVSKLIGSPPGYVGYEEGGQLTERVKRNPYCVVLLDEIEKAHPDVFNLLLQVFEDGQLTDGLGNTVDYKNCIIIMTSNIGAKHLQKRQGLGFQSEKEDMVLDKMEELVRGEVKRTFNPEFLNRLDEIIIFTSLSDADLMQILELLVQQLNVNLVHKAITISVTDEAKKWIIEKTASDRTYGARPLRRALQKYVEDPLSEALIGGGIAQRPAFLEVYMENNLLFYRPIASDGEEKMAGLALTTV